Proteins from a single region of Dysosmobacter acutus:
- a CDS encoding MurR/RpiR family transcriptional regulator, with translation MQKLLRQLQESQSEFSPAQKAVADYIVSHYMDIPFQTISQIAQLTGTSETTISKFCNELGFSGFSGFKRLAAEYVNNALPINNRLENTAASMEEGDAVSEIMRYDIDDIQATLKNPANLANIQPFLAMVDQARHVYTLGGRSASFFAAFFAFKLRQQDVNVSNIEFGVGDYVDKMMMIRPGDLVIAFSFSRYTKKVVEMVRRLKQRGVSIVLLTSEGLSPAFEYADLVFTCRTVSRSYVASYTACLSLLNTLLITRALRHKVRMEEYLKELERNLMDFDMFC, from the coding sequence ATGCAGAAATTGCTCAGACAGCTCCAGGAGAGTCAATCGGAGTTTTCTCCCGCCCAGAAGGCGGTGGCGGACTATATTGTGTCCCACTATATGGACATCCCGTTCCAGACCATCTCCCAGATCGCCCAGCTCACCGGTACCAGCGAGACGACCATCTCCAAATTCTGCAATGAGCTGGGCTTTTCCGGCTTCAGCGGCTTTAAGCGTCTGGCGGCGGAGTATGTGAACAACGCCCTGCCCATCAACAACCGTTTGGAAAATACGGCGGCCAGCATGGAAGAGGGGGACGCGGTCAGCGAGATCATGCGCTATGATATCGACGACATCCAAGCTACGCTGAAAAATCCTGCGAACCTTGCCAATATCCAGCCCTTTTTGGCCATGGTGGACCAGGCGAGACACGTCTATACCCTTGGCGGCCGGAGCGCCAGCTTTTTTGCCGCCTTTTTTGCCTTCAAGCTGCGCCAGCAGGATGTGAACGTGTCCAACATTGAATTCGGTGTGGGGGACTATGTGGACAAGATGATGATGATCCGCCCCGGGGACCTGGTGATTGCCTTTTCCTTTTCCCGGTACACCAAAAAGGTGGTGGAGATGGTCAGGCGGCTCAAGCAGCGCGGCGTCTCCATCGTTCTGCTGACCAGCGAGGGGCTTTCGCCTGCCTTTGAGTATGCGGACCTGGTTTTCACCTGCCGGACGGTTTCCCGCTCCTATGTGGCGTCCTATACCGCGTGCCTGTCCCTGCTCAACACGCTTTTGATCACCCGGGCGCTGCGTCACAAGGTGCGTATGGAGGAGTATCTGAAGGAACTGGAAAGGAACCTAATGGACTTTGATATGTTCTGCTGA
- a CDS encoding sodium/glutamate symporter: protein MLPVEKIASGTITNFILYLAIIGILLFVATVLRLKINFLKKAFIPASLIAGIIGLILGPYVLGLFSAEMRSSLSAMPTPFIVIVFACMQLGVKRSNLKDALILSAPSVIQGYLYSFVQVGVTCLLTALLFTPLWGTNSIFGCIVEVGFEGGHGTAGGMTEVYAELGWAAGGDVGQTTATIGLIIAIVGGIILINMGVKRRYTTVLEDSSALNAGQETFTGGEKKPSTYTTISGNVVETFAFHAALIGIAIFIGKVIIYLFDLVFHYSLPLFPFAMIGGWLLNMVLQRTPLAELMDRGIFVHIQSLTMDFLIVAAVASVSIPVILENWKPLLISCTLVTAIIIWLFWWTSPRLYKKHWFECAITRFGVATGVAAIGLMLLRTCDPEMKTEAGTVYGLGTPFVSPFVGGGLITTAYPYLIVAMGALKCGLLFVGISIALILLCMLVGLWNRKPVMEQRGNL, encoded by the coding sequence ATGCTACCAGTTGAAAAAATTGCAAGTGGAACCATCACCAATTTTATTCTCTACCTCGCAATCATCGGCATTCTTCTCTTCGTTGCTACCGTCCTCAGACTGAAAATCAATTTTCTAAAAAAGGCATTTATCCCAGCTTCATTAATTGCCGGCATCATTGGTCTGATCCTTGGGCCCTATGTCCTGGGCCTCTTCTCAGCGGAGATGCGCAGTTCTCTTTCCGCCATGCCCACTCCCTTCATCGTCATTGTCTTTGCCTGTATGCAGCTTGGCGTCAAGCGCTCCAACCTCAAAGACGCCCTGATCCTCTCCGCCCCCTCTGTGATTCAGGGATACCTCTACAGCTTTGTCCAGGTGGGCGTCACCTGCCTGCTCACCGCCCTTTTGTTCACGCCGCTCTGGGGGACCAACTCCATTTTCGGCTGCATCGTAGAGGTCGGCTTTGAAGGCGGACACGGCACTGCCGGCGGCATGACCGAAGTCTACGCCGAATTGGGCTGGGCCGCCGGCGGAGACGTGGGGCAGACCACGGCCACCATCGGTCTGATCATTGCCATTGTAGGCGGCATCATCCTCATCAACATGGGCGTCAAGCGCAGATACACAACGGTCCTGGAGGACAGCAGCGCCCTCAACGCCGGTCAGGAAACCTTCACCGGCGGCGAAAAGAAACCCTCTACTTACACCACCATCAGCGGCAATGTGGTGGAGACTTTCGCCTTCCACGCAGCGCTGATCGGTATTGCCATTTTCATCGGCAAGGTCATCATCTATCTCTTTGACCTGGTATTCCACTACAGCCTTCCCCTGTTCCCCTTCGCCATGATCGGCGGATGGCTTCTCAACATGGTGCTCCAGCGGACTCCGCTGGCCGAACTGATGGACCGCGGCATTTTTGTGCACATCCAGAGCCTGACCATGGACTTTTTGATCGTGGCCGCCGTGGCCTCTGTCTCCATTCCCGTGATTTTGGAGAACTGGAAGCCGTTGCTGATCTCCTGCACCCTGGTCACTGCGATCATCATTTGGCTCTTTTGGTGGACCAGTCCCCGGCTCTACAAAAAGCACTGGTTTGAGTGCGCCATCACCCGCTTCGGCGTGGCCACCGGCGTGGCTGCCATCGGTCTGATGCTGCTACGCACCTGCGACCCTGAGATGAAGACCGAGGCCGGCACCGTCTACGGCCTGGGCACGCCGTTCGTCTCGCCCTTTGTGGGCGGCGGCCTCATTACCACCGCCTATCCCTATCTCATCGTGGCTATGGGCGCGCTGAAGTGCGGACTGCTCTTCGTGGGCATTTCCATCGCGC